The following DNA comes from Candidatus Omnitrophota bacterium.
ATTTGAGGGAGAAAATTGGCAAAAAGAGCAAGGTTGAAGGCGAAGATGTCTTCCAGGCGGCGCCGCCCAACGCTTCTTTACGAGAAAAAGGCGAGGGCCAAGGGGCATAAGGTCATAGCCGGAGTAGACGAGTCGGGCGTCGGCCCTTTGGCCGGCCCCTTAGTCGCGGCTGCCGTCATCATCGGTGACTTCAGGTTCAAAAACAGAATAGACGACTCAAAGAAACTTACACCAAAAAGCCGCCTCGCGGCATACGAAGAGATTATAGAAAAATCATCATACAGCATTTCCGTGATAGCGGAAGATGTCATTGACCGGCTCAATGTTTATAACGCAACAAGAAGAGCGATGGAGGAAGCGGTCAATAATCTCAAGACGGCGCCCGACTACATCCTTATTGACGGCACCATAAAATTATCAATTGCGTACAACGGAGAAAGTATAAAACGCGGAGACGGGCGTTCGCTATCCATTGCCTGCGCATCTATCCTTGCCAAAGTCACAAGAGACAGGATAATGGATGGCCTCCACAACCGTTACCCGCAATACGGATTCAAACACAACAGGGGTTATGGCACAGCGTTCCATTTTAAGGCCATAAGAAGATACGGCCCTTCGCCAATCCATAGGGTAACATTCGAACCGGTAAAAAGTCTTATAAAGGAATCATAAATGCCTTCAGATCTTGCTATAGCCGGAAAGACAAAACTTGCCAGAATCGATAAGATCGCTAGGGTCGCCGGCATACCCGCGAAATACGTGGAAATACTCGGTACTTATAAGGCAAAGATAAGCCTGGATTTTCTAAAGGATAATGCCGGAAGACGAAGAAAGAGCCGCGCGACAAAGTACATAATAGTTTCCGCCATTACGCCAAGCCCATTAGGCGAGGGCAAGACCGTCACAACCATTGGTCTTTCAATGGCGTTAAACAGGATCGGCAGGCGATCTGTGGTCTGCCTGAGGCAGCCTTCCATGGGGCCGACATTCGGCCGAAAAGGCGGCGGCACGGGAGGTGGTTATTCGCAGGTGATGCCGAGAGGCGATATAAATCTGCATTTTACGGGCGATACGCACGCTGTGGGCATTGCGCATAACCTCTTAGCCGCATTTATGGATAATTCGCTTTTTAGGGATAACCCTCTCGGAATAGATCCTGCGACCATATCATGGCCGAGGGCAATAGACATTAATGACAGATCATTGCGCGATATCCGGATAGGGTTGGACGAGAAAAAGAAGGGGTATTCGCGGGAGACAGGTTTTGAGATAATCGCTGCCAGCGAATTGATGGCTATACTGGCGCTTTCCGAAGATATTTTGGACATGCGCAGGCGGCTGGATAAAATTGTAGTAGCGTTTAGTAAGAGC
Coding sequences within:
- a CDS encoding ribonuclease HII; its protein translation is MSSRRRRPTLLYEKKARAKGHKVIAGVDESGVGPLAGPLVAAAVIIGDFRFKNRIDDSKKLTPKSRLAAYEEIIEKSSYSISVIAEDVIDRLNVYNATRRAMEEAVNNLKTAPDYILIDGTIKLSIAYNGESIKRGDGRSLSIACASILAKVTRDRIMDGLHNRYPQYGFKHNRGYGTAFHFKAIRRYGPSPIHRVTFEPVKSLIKES